Proteins from a single region of Runella sp. SP2:
- a CDS encoding nucleotide sugar dehydrogenase, translating to MYQQLLRKENQIAVIGLGYVGLPIALEFAKYFRVIGFDINHSRVELMQRGIDPSQELEASVFDGKDIVFTSNLEDLRQAQFFVVAVPTPVDDYKVPDLKPLIGASHTIGKVLKKGDYVIYESTVYPGCTEEDCLPILEKESGLKLGADFKIGYSPERINPGDKERTIDKILKIVSGSDAEALEEIAQVYGQIISAGIYKAPTIKVAEAAKVIENTQRDLNISLMNELAIIFDRMGIDTKDVIEAAGTKWNFIKFYPGLVGGHCIGVDPYYLLYKAKKLGYDPQVIHSGRRINDGMPAFIAKRLIQMLIQKSKSPQNAKVLVMGITFKENVSDIRNSKIADLIKELMSFSVNVHIVDPYASPNEVAHEYGLTLMDKPSNDYDAVIVSVGHNEYKALDIDYFKQIMKEAPILMDLKGMYRNTDEKITYWRL from the coding sequence ATGTATCAACAACTCCTCAGGAAAGAAAATCAGATAGCTGTCATTGGTTTGGGGTATGTAGGTTTGCCTATTGCCCTAGAATTTGCGAAGTATTTTCGGGTCATTGGTTTTGACATTAACCATAGCCGTGTTGAGCTGATGCAACGTGGCATTGACCCTTCACAAGAATTAGAGGCGTCGGTGTTTGATGGGAAGGATATTGTTTTTACTTCAAACTTGGAAGATTTGCGGCAAGCCCAATTTTTTGTGGTAGCAGTTCCGACACCCGTTGACGATTATAAAGTTCCTGACCTAAAACCTTTAATTGGCGCATCGCACACCATTGGCAAAGTTCTAAAAAAGGGAGATTACGTGATTTATGAATCAACCGTCTATCCTGGGTGTACCGAAGAAGATTGTTTGCCTATCTTGGAAAAAGAATCAGGGTTGAAACTTGGAGCAGATTTTAAAATAGGCTACTCACCCGAGCGAATTAACCCAGGAGATAAAGAACGAACCATCGACAAAATCCTGAAAATTGTGTCGGGAAGTGATGCCGAAGCGTTAGAAGAAATTGCCCAAGTCTATGGCCAAATTATTTCAGCAGGTATTTATAAAGCCCCAACAATTAAAGTCGCTGAAGCGGCTAAAGTGATTGAAAATACCCAACGAGATTTGAACATTTCGCTGATGAACGAGTTGGCGATTATCTTTGACCGCATGGGGATAGATACCAAAGATGTGATAGAAGCGGCGGGGACGAAGTGGAATTTTATCAAATTTTATCCAGGCTTGGTAGGAGGGCATTGCATTGGCGTTGACCCTTATTATTTGCTTTATAAAGCCAAAAAATTAGGATACGACCCGCAAGTCATTCACAGTGGGCGCCGTATCAATGACGGAATGCCTGCCTTTATCGCCAAGCGTTTGATACAAATGCTGATTCAAAAAAGTAAGAGCCCACAAAACGCCAAGGTGCTGGTGATGGGAATTACCTTCAAAGAAAACGTGTCAGATATCCGTAATTCAAAAATAGCGGACTTAATCAAAGAATTGATGAGCTTTTCGGTCAATGTACACATCGTTGACCCGTACGCTTCTCCCAATGAAGTAGCGCACGAATACGGCCTTACGCTGATGGACAAGCCCTCAAACGATTATGATGCAGTGATTGTGTCGGTGGGCCATAATGAGTACAAAGCATTGGATATTGATTACTTTAAACAAATCATGAAAGAAGCTCCCATTCTGATGGATTTGAAAGGAATGTATCGAAATACGGACGAGAAAATAACTTATTGGAGACTTTAA
- the glf gene encoding UDP-galactopyranose mutase, whose translation MYDYLIVGAGLFGNVWAHEATKRGKKCLVIDRRNHIGGNTYCENVEGINVHYYGAHIFHTNDKEIWDYVNSFVEFNRYTNSPIANYYGELYNLPFNMNTFYQMWKVKTPEEAKAKIQEQIEAANIKDPQNLEEQAISLVGTDIYEKLIKSYTEKQWGRKCVDLPAFIIKRLPVRFTFDNNYFNDRYQGIPIGGYNKLNEALLEGTDVRLGVDFFQNRAELEALAKQVVYTGQLDEYFGFQLGYLEYRSLRFEHQTLDTANHQGNAVVNYTDGETAFTRIIEHKHFEFGTQEKTVITHEYPQEWTPGQEPYYPVNDDKNDRLLREYRKLAEAETNVIFGGRLAEYRYYDMHQVIGSALVKVRKHFGE comes from the coding sequence ATGTACGATTATCTAATTGTTGGTGCTGGATTGTTTGGAAACGTTTGGGCGCACGAAGCCACTAAACGCGGGAAAAAATGCTTGGTCATCGACCGCCGAAACCACATCGGTGGGAACACTTACTGCGAAAATGTAGAAGGAATCAATGTGCACTACTATGGCGCACATATTTTCCATACCAACGACAAAGAGATTTGGGACTACGTGAATTCGTTTGTGGAGTTTAATCGCTACACCAATTCGCCCATTGCTAATTACTACGGGGAGTTGTACAATTTACCGTTTAATATGAACACCTTTTACCAAATGTGGAAGGTGAAAACGCCTGAAGAAGCAAAAGCTAAAATTCAGGAGCAAATTGAGGCGGCTAATATCAAAGACCCTCAAAACTTGGAAGAACAAGCCATTTCGTTGGTAGGAACAGACATCTACGAAAAACTCATTAAAAGCTATACCGAAAAGCAATGGGGGCGTAAATGCGTGGATTTACCCGCTTTTATCATTAAGCGCTTGCCCGTTCGCTTTACGTTTGACAATAACTATTTCAACGATCGCTACCAAGGAATCCCGATTGGTGGATACAACAAGTTGAACGAAGCCTTGCTGGAAGGAACTGATGTGCGTTTGGGCGTAGATTTTTTTCAGAATCGTGCTGAGCTAGAAGCGTTGGCGAAACAAGTGGTTTATACGGGGCAATTAGATGAGTATTTCGGGTTTCAATTAGGGTATTTGGAGTACCGTAGCTTACGTTTTGAGCACCAAACGTTGGATACTGCTAACCACCAAGGAAATGCCGTGGTGAACTATACCGACGGAGAAACAGCGTTTACGCGAATCATCGAACACAAACACTTTGAGTTTGGAACGCAAGAAAAAACGGTAATTACGCACGAATATCCGCAAGAGTGGACGCCAGGACAAGAGCCTTATTATCCTGTCAATGACGATAAAAACGACCGTTTGTTGAGAGAATACCGCAAATTGGCGGAAGCTGAAACCAACGTGATTTTTGGCGGGCGCCTAGCAGAATACCGCTACTACGATATGCACCAAGTGATTGGCTCGGCTTTAGTAAAAGTACGTAAACACTTTGGCGAATAA
- a CDS encoding GNAT family N-acetyltransferase, translating to MNVPIVNNTEENRFEWWIDGQVAFVDYAQTEDEQITFYHTEVPPSLEGKGIGSGLAKHVLDYAQKHHLKVRVLCPFIKIYIQRHPEYQQLTFL from the coding sequence ATGAACGTCCCTATTGTAAATAATACCGAAGAAAACCGCTTTGAATGGTGGATTGACGGGCAAGTGGCTTTTGTCGATTATGCCCAAACCGAAGATGAGCAAATCACCTTTTATCATACCGAAGTACCTCCTTCTTTGGAGGGGAAAGGGATCGGGTCAGGTTTAGCCAAACATGTATTGGACTATGCGCAGAAGCACCATTTAAAAGTGCGCGTACTTTGTCCGTTTATCAAAATCTACATCCAGCGCCATCCTGAATATCAGCAACTCACTTTTCTTTAG
- a CDS encoding (Fe-S)-binding protein, with protein MQIAQQVLFAVALGLTAWLISKRVGIIKKTIQLGKSDNRTDRPNERLSTMIRVAFGQKKMFDRPIVGIMHFVIYAGFLLINLEVLEIVLDGLLGTHRLFAPVLGSFYPVLINFFEFLAVGVLVVCVIFLVRRNITNVERLQPTRHRELNGFPALDANVILVTEIVLMFAILSMNAADALLQERGAEHYPLVGGFFFSTFLQPLYSGLSDNGLIAIERGAWWLHILGIFAFALYVTYSKHLHIFLAFPNTYFANLTSKGEMQNMPEITKEVKIMLGLDQPDATEAPAEIGRFGAKDVTDLSWKNLMDAYSCTECGRCTSSCPANMTGKALSPRKIMMDTRDRLEDVGKIMLANGGEFKDDGKSLLGDYISEEEILACTTCNACVQECPVLISPLDIILQLRRYKIMDEAQAPSSWNAMFNNLETNQAPWKFSPSDRFNWADNLK; from the coding sequence ATGCAGATAGCTCAACAAGTTCTTTTTGCCGTGGCGTTAGGACTAACGGCATGGCTTATTTCAAAACGGGTAGGAATCATCAAAAAAACGATTCAGCTTGGAAAATCGGACAACCGAACCGACCGACCCAATGAGCGCCTAAGTACCATGATTCGGGTGGCATTTGGCCAAAAGAAAATGTTTGACCGACCCATTGTAGGAATTATGCACTTTGTCATTTATGCAGGTTTTTTGCTCATCAACCTCGAAGTTCTCGAAATCGTTTTGGATGGTTTGTTAGGAACCCACCGCCTGTTTGCCCCTGTTTTGGGCAGTTTTTACCCTGTGCTCATTAATTTCTTTGAATTTTTAGCGGTGGGAGTACTTGTTGTATGCGTCATTTTTTTAGTTCGTCGCAACATCACCAACGTAGAACGCTTGCAACCCACGCGTCACCGCGAGTTAAATGGTTTTCCTGCGCTGGATGCCAACGTTATTTTAGTAACGGAAATTGTCTTGATGTTCGCTATTTTGAGCATGAATGCGGCCGATGCCTTATTGCAAGAACGTGGGGCTGAGCATTATCCGCTGGTAGGTGGTTTTTTCTTTAGTACTTTTTTGCAGCCTTTATATTCAGGTTTATCTGATAATGGACTCATTGCCATTGAGCGCGGCGCGTGGTGGTTACACATCTTAGGAATTTTTGCATTTGCTTTGTACGTAACGTACTCAAAGCACCTTCACATCTTTTTGGCTTTTCCCAATACCTATTTTGCCAATCTGACCTCCAAAGGAGAAATGCAAAATATGCCAGAAATCACCAAAGAGGTAAAAATCATGCTTGGTTTAGACCAACCTGACGCCACCGAGGCTCCCGCCGAAATCGGTCGTTTTGGCGCAAAAGACGTTACCGATTTGAGTTGGAAAAACTTGATGGACGCCTATTCTTGCACCGAATGTGGGCGCTGCACCTCTTCTTGCCCCGCCAATATGACAGGTAAAGCCCTTTCACCGCGCAAAATCATGATGGATACCCGCGACCGTTTGGAAGATGTAGGCAAAATCATGCTGGCCAACGGTGGCGAATTTAAAGACGACGGCAAAAGCCTGCTTGGCGATTATATCTCCGAAGAAGAGATTTTGGCCTGTACAACCTGCAACGCTTGCGTTCAGGAATGCCCCGTTCTTATTAGTCCGTTGGACATTATCCTTCAATTGCGCCGTTATAAAATCATGGACGAAGCCCAAGCACCAAGTTCTTGGAACGCCATGTTTAACAACCTTGAAACTAATCAGGCGCCGTGGAAGTTTTCACCAAGTGACCGCTTCAACTGGGCTGATAACTTAAAATAA
- a CDS encoding AAA domain-containing protein, translated as MNLTPDILKKYLRRLTNLSSRNRSLLLSTLSADQFLDWKALDFVDNRSAFDVLSDLIAQKKTVRLSQVIDPRSEKGNEVSKRLRKLARTERFIEEERGSEDLYVGYPFVRGKLMDGTVIHAPLVYFPVTLQKNEENVAYWELRRRPEPTLLNRSFLLAYGYFNQVTIPDELLEKNLEELSRDSLVFRTELYELLKESALKLNFNQAIFQDTLQYFDESSKADLELLEQNGELKLYPEAVLGIFPQAGSYLAPDYEALISQEEELVDDEEASVFSASIKEANTFTAFQQDASQEQALLRVKQGESLVVEGPPGTGKSQLIANLMTDFAARGKRVLLVCQKRVALDVVYERLRQVGVAPFAALIHDFKNDRADLYAQLDAQISQVDEYQKQNYALDSIVLERQFLQVSRSIEQLCSELNAFKEALFDANECGLSPKELYLTSSSQVANIPIPQFRQFRFDNRLETFLQKLRRLEQYQRFLPSPHPWEERVDFSSIGFQEITVVKNTIEEAVQTYEYTQKSTSDWLGQTLNAAHLWELHRLDAQVRAWYERLQHPLNWDFFERRISGKMTKSLTQWLAKVHKNGKKFGAQSVLMDVVPTAELPRFEHRLEALIHARQSVVKWLFYSDKDYFRHLTASLGLTLELTDLYQLRQRLENRKALEQWVDEVESKLTISIRDANMSQTLLRWEEVHEAMAQAEQLQLEIQQNAPFLESLALKGKEEWESVTKQLLTLASEFSGKYQLWQRYLTQGQLLRLEESAAYGAELKKALEANFDALVEMDSLKNELSESEREIYEKLQTETSHSWIDVVQNSLRLAWLAYLEEKNPVLRSVSSLKMSQWEEELQQLIEQKQALSRAILGMQLREQTYKEISFNRLQNRTTYRELQHQVTKKRKIWPVRKLMEQHAEEVFRLVPCWMASPETVSAVFPLRRGLFDVVIFDEASQCYAEYGIPAIYRAKQAVIVGDSKQLAPYDLYRARYEDETEEEQVALEVESLLDLAKHFYSDTLLQGHYRSRSLDLIDFSNQHFYKNKLQLLPHFQDINENIPAIEYVKVDGVWEQNRNKLEAERVVELVKMLQNEQPNASVGVVTFNYPQQQLIEQLLQETVEQGEVGWKKSFFVKNIENVQGDERDIIIFSVGYAPDARGRFRAQFGSLNARGGENRLNVAVTRARQKVYVVTSIWPDQLQVETALHSGSKLLKSYLTYALNVSSGAYRPRPLELYKRPSSWLLKHRLQQTALEKEGTLLEELPFADLTVKKGDSYEKVVLTDDELYQQAISVKESHAYIPLLLRAKGWNFERRWSREWWREK; from the coding sequence ATGAATCTGACTCCTGATATTCTTAAAAAATACCTGCGCCGTTTGACCAATCTGAGCAGTCGAAACCGTTCGCTGTTGTTATCAACTCTTTCGGCTGACCAATTTTTAGATTGGAAAGCGTTGGATTTTGTGGACAATCGCTCGGCATTTGATGTTTTGAGTGACCTGATTGCCCAGAAAAAAACAGTTCGGTTGAGCCAAGTGATTGACCCGCGTTCGGAAAAAGGCAATGAAGTAAGCAAGCGGTTGCGGAAATTGGCCCGTACGGAGCGATTTATCGAGGAAGAACGTGGTTCGGAGGATTTGTATGTGGGTTATCCGTTTGTGAGAGGGAAATTGATGGATGGTACGGTGATACATGCGCCTTTGGTATATTTTCCAGTAACGCTTCAAAAAAACGAAGAAAACGTCGCCTACTGGGAGCTTCGTCGTCGCCCTGAGCCTACCTTACTCAATCGTAGTTTTTTGCTGGCTTATGGGTATTTTAATCAGGTAACTATCCCCGATGAATTGCTGGAAAAAAACCTAGAAGAACTGAGCCGCGACTCGTTGGTGTTTCGGACGGAGTTGTACGAGTTACTCAAAGAAAGTGCGCTTAAACTCAATTTCAACCAAGCCATTTTTCAAGATACGTTGCAGTATTTTGATGAAAGCTCAAAAGCTGATCTTGAGCTTTTGGAACAAAATGGAGAACTGAAACTATATCCTGAGGCGGTTCTGGGGATTTTCCCACAAGCGGGGAGTTATTTAGCACCCGATTATGAAGCGCTTATTTCGCAAGAGGAAGAACTGGTTGACGATGAGGAGGCAAGTGTTTTTTCGGCTTCAATAAAAGAAGCCAATACGTTCACTGCGTTCCAACAAGATGCCTCGCAAGAACAGGCGCTGTTGCGGGTAAAACAAGGAGAGTCGTTGGTGGTAGAAGGGCCGCCAGGGACGGGAAAATCGCAGTTGATTGCGAACTTGATGACCGATTTTGCTGCGCGTGGTAAACGTGTGCTTTTGGTATGTCAAAAACGGGTCGCGTTGGATGTGGTATATGAACGGCTTCGACAGGTAGGTGTAGCACCTTTTGCGGCACTGATTCACGATTTTAAGAACGACCGAGCAGATTTGTACGCCCAACTTGATGCCCAAATTAGTCAAGTCGATGAGTACCAGAAGCAAAATTATGCGCTGGATTCGATTGTGCTGGAAAGGCAGTTTTTGCAAGTAAGTCGCTCGATTGAACAGCTTTGTAGCGAACTAAACGCCTTCAAAGAGGCGCTTTTTGATGCTAACGAATGTGGTTTGTCGCCCAAAGAACTGTACCTCACCAGTTCGTCGCAGGTGGCCAATATTCCCATTCCTCAGTTTCGACAGTTTCGGTTTGACAACCGCTTGGAGACATTCTTACAAAAGCTGCGTCGGTTGGAGCAATACCAGCGTTTTTTGCCTTCACCGCATCCTTGGGAAGAACGAGTTGATTTTTCCAGCATTGGTTTTCAGGAAATAACAGTGGTAAAAAATACCATTGAAGAAGCTGTTCAAACCTACGAATATACCCAAAAATCGACAAGTGATTGGTTGGGGCAAACACTCAATGCGGCTCATTTATGGGAACTTCATCGCCTGGATGCACAAGTTAGAGCTTGGTACGAACGGTTACAACATCCGCTAAACTGGGATTTTTTTGAACGTAGGATTAGTGGAAAAATGACCAAATCGCTCACACAATGGTTGGCTAAGGTACACAAAAATGGGAAGAAATTCGGGGCTCAATCAGTTTTAATGGATGTGGTTCCGACGGCTGAATTGCCTCGTTTTGAACACCGCCTTGAGGCATTGATACATGCCCGCCAGTCGGTTGTAAAATGGCTTTTTTATTCGGATAAGGATTATTTTCGGCACCTTACGGCTTCTTTGGGTTTAACCTTGGAGTTGACAGATTTGTACCAACTGCGTCAACGACTCGAAAACCGAAAAGCCTTGGAGCAATGGGTGGATGAGGTTGAAAGTAAGTTAACGATTTCTATAAGAGACGCGAACATGAGCCAAACCTTGCTTCGGTGGGAAGAAGTGCATGAAGCAATGGCACAAGCCGAACAACTACAACTTGAAATACAACAAAACGCCCCTTTTCTGGAAAGTTTGGCTTTAAAAGGAAAAGAAGAATGGGAGAGCGTAACAAAGCAGTTGTTGACTTTGGCCTCGGAGTTTTCGGGTAAGTACCAACTTTGGCAACGTTATTTGACCCAAGGGCAGTTGTTGCGATTGGAAGAGTCGGCTGCGTACGGAGCAGAACTAAAAAAAGCGCTTGAGGCAAATTTTGATGCTTTGGTGGAAATGGATTCGTTGAAAAATGAATTATCCGAATCGGAACGAGAAATATACGAAAAGCTGCAAACCGAAACGTCGCATTCTTGGATAGACGTAGTCCAAAACTCATTACGACTGGCTTGGTTGGCGTATTTAGAAGAAAAAAATCCTGTATTAAGGTCGGTTTCATCCTTAAAAATGAGTCAGTGGGAAGAAGAACTCCAGCAGCTGATTGAACAAAAACAGGCGCTGAGTCGGGCGATATTGGGAATGCAACTTCGCGAACAGACATATAAAGAAATTAGCTTTAATCGCTTGCAAAACCGCACAACCTACCGCGAATTGCAGCACCAAGTGACCAAAAAACGAAAAATTTGGCCCGTACGAAAATTGATGGAACAGCACGCCGAAGAAGTTTTTCGCTTGGTACCGTGCTGGATGGCATCGCCCGAAACTGTTTCTGCCGTTTTTCCGCTTAGGCGTGGGTTGTTTGATGTGGTGATTTTTGACGAAGCGTCTCAGTGCTATGCTGAGTACGGCATTCCCGCGATTTATCGGGCCAAACAAGCCGTGATTGTGGGCGATAGCAAGCAGTTGGCGCCGTACGATTTGTACCGTGCGCGTTATGAAGACGAAACCGAAGAAGAGCAGGTCGCTTTGGAAGTGGAGTCGTTGTTGGATTTGGCCAAACATTTCTATTCGGACACGTTGCTACAAGGGCATTACCGAAGCCGTTCTTTGGATTTGATTGATTTTTCAAACCAACATTTTTACAAAAATAAACTTCAGTTACTCCCTCATTTTCAGGATATAAACGAAAACATCCCAGCGATTGAATACGTCAAAGTGGACGGAGTTTGGGAGCAAAATCGCAATAAGCTAGAAGCTGAGAGGGTGGTAGAGTTGGTGAAAATGTTGCAAAATGAGCAACCCAACGCGTCGGTGGGCGTGGTGACGTTCAATTATCCACAGCAACAGCTGATTGAACAGCTTCTGCAAGAGACGGTCGAACAAGGCGAGGTAGGATGGAAGAAGTCATTTTTTGTCAAAAACATTGAAAATGTACAAGGAGACGAGCGCGATATTATTATTTTTTCGGTGGGATACGCGCCTGACGCTCGCGGGCGATTTCGTGCTCAATTTGGGAGTTTGAATGCCCGTGGTGGAGAAAATCGGTTGAATGTGGCGGTCACTCGGGCGCGGCAAAAGGTGTATGTAGTAACGAGCATTTGGCCCGACCAACTGCAGGTAGAAACAGCCCTACATTCGGGTTCTAAACTGTTGAAGTCATACTTAACGTATGCGCTGAATGTGTCTTCGGGTGCCTATCGTCCACGGCCATTGGAACTTTATAAACGACCGTCGAGCTGGCTTTTGAAGCACCGTTTGCAGCAAACTGCATTGGAAAAAGAAGGTACTTTGTTAGAAGAACTTCCTTTTGCGGATTTGACAGTGAAAAAGGGAGATAGCTACGAAAAAGTTGTTTTGACGGATGATGAGTTGTACCAACAAGCGATTTCGGTTAAAGAATCACATGCTTACATCCCGTTGCTGTTGCGAGCCAAAGGATGGAATTTTGAGCGACGTTGGAGTCGTGAGTGGTGGCGAGAAAAGTGA
- a CDS encoding LVIVD repeat-containing protein, protein MRRLLLPILFIVGLAQWSCTDRCTETRKYKRFTPVTISLAEIRQGVRTETAHELETPGKIYAKGNYLFINEQKKGLHIIDNSNPAAPKIISFITIPGNGDMAVRGNILYADSYSDLVALDISNPLEVKEISRQKDVFQTGQFDGAWWSLNTTTGAIQDQNMQIVTETIQTNCENSNGSWWGGTFFAMDSRAALQSSTVPSNSNAQGQAGSMARFALYDKYLYTVSQSDMQLFDIGIPSQPKASTKIRLGWGIETIFPYRDKLFIGSTTGMFIYDNSNPENPQHLSTFQHAMSCDPVVVTDNRAYVTLRSGTTCNRGLNQLDVIDITDLRTPRLLKSYPMQNPHGLGVDYPNLYLCEGTHGLKSLNIANDFDVKQLQHLKDMDAYDVIPLSNKTLLMIGKDGLYQFDVSNASGLRQISKIPVKRVEI, encoded by the coding sequence ATGAGACGTTTACTTTTACCTATTCTTTTTATTGTTGGTCTCGCACAATGGTCGTGCACCGACCGCTGTACCGAAACGCGTAAGTACAAACGCTTCACGCCTGTGACCATTTCATTGGCTGAAATTCGTCAAGGCGTACGTACCGAAACGGCACATGAACTGGAAACTCCAGGGAAAATCTACGCCAAAGGAAATTATCTATTTATCAACGAGCAAAAAAAAGGCTTACACATCATTGATAATTCTAACCCTGCCGCGCCCAAAATCATTTCATTTATTACCATTCCTGGAAATGGCGACATGGCCGTCCGTGGGAATATTTTGTACGCCGACAGCTATTCTGATTTAGTGGCGTTGGATATTTCTAACCCATTGGAAGTGAAAGAAATAAGTCGTCAAAAAGATGTGTTTCAGACGGGTCAATTCGATGGCGCTTGGTGGTCGCTCAACACAACCACGGGAGCGATTCAGGACCAAAATATGCAGATTGTTACCGAAACCATTCAAACCAACTGCGAAAATAGCAATGGTTCGTGGTGGGGAGGAACATTTTTTGCGATGGATAGCCGTGCTGCTCTTCAGTCGAGCACTGTTCCTTCCAATTCAAATGCGCAAGGGCAAGCGGGCTCGATGGCACGTTTTGCGCTGTATGACAAATACTTATACACCGTCAGCCAAAGCGATATGCAGCTGTTTGATATTGGCATACCATCGCAACCCAAGGCTTCGACAAAAATCCGATTGGGTTGGGGAATCGAAACCATTTTCCCGTACCGTGACAAACTTTTCATTGGTTCTACGACGGGAATGTTTATCTATGACAACAGTAATCCTGAAAACCCGCAACACCTATCGACGTTCCAACACGCCATGTCGTGCGACCCCGTGGTCGTGACCGATAACCGTGCCTACGTGACGTTGCGGTCGGGTACTACTTGTAATCGTGGGCTAAATCAACTCGACGTGATTGACATTACCGATTTGCGGACTCCTCGCTTGTTGAAATCGTATCCAATGCAAAACCCCCACGGCTTGGGCGTTGATTATCCTAATTTATACTTGTGTGAAGGCACGCACGGACTTAAATCATTGAACATTGCCAATGATTTTGACGTAAAACAACTTCAACACCTGAAAGACATGGATGCGTACGACGTGATTCCATTGTCGAACAAAACGCTTTTGATGATTGGCAAGGACGGGCTGTATCAGTTTGACGTTTCAAACGCTTCAGGACTTCGTCAAATCAGTAAAATTCCTGTAAAACGGGTTGAAATTTAA
- the rnc gene encoding ribonuclease III, with translation MPTVLNPIIDFFKPGNLSPDKKFKKAVELIIGAKPSNIEVYQLAFRHTSASKETSIKGFRESNERLEYLGDSVLGMVIAEYLFKKFPYKDEGFLTEIRSRIVNRETLNGIARKIGLDRLIEFDGNRRGMPPNSSMYGDALEALVGAVYLDKGFRFTKKFITKELLTHYDLDALINNNANFKSRLIEWAQREGKEVRFSIVQENGSRHFREFISQVTLDGEVFATGNGYSKKKAEQSAAEKACEALELK, from the coding sequence TTGCCTACGGTATTAAATCCCATAATTGATTTCTTCAAGCCTGGGAACTTATCCCCAGATAAGAAGTTTAAAAAGGCCGTGGAGCTAATCATCGGCGCAAAACCTTCCAATATAGAGGTTTACCAGTTAGCTTTTCGCCATACTTCAGCGTCTAAGGAGACGTCGATTAAGGGATTTAGAGAATCGAACGAGCGTCTTGAGTACCTCGGCGATTCGGTATTGGGCATGGTCATTGCGGAATATCTCTTCAAAAAATTCCCTTACAAAGACGAAGGTTTTCTTACTGAAATCCGCTCACGAATCGTAAATCGTGAGACGCTCAATGGCATTGCCCGTAAAATCGGGCTCGACCGTCTGATTGAATTTGACGGCAACCGTCGGGGAATGCCTCCCAACTCTTCTATGTATGGCGATGCCCTTGAGGCACTCGTCGGAGCGGTATATTTGGACAAAGGATTTCGATTTACCAAGAAATTCATCACCAAAGAGCTCCTTACCCACTACGACCTAGACGCGCTTATCAATAATAACGCCAACTTCAAGAGTCGCCTTATCGAATGGGCGCAACGCGAAGGCAAAGAAGTGCGTTTTTCGATTGTCCAAGAAAATGGCAGCCGTCACTTCCGCGAATTTATTTCACAAGTGACCCTCGATGGTGAAGTTTTCGCCACGGGCAACGGCTATTCTAAGAAAAAAGCCGAACAGTCGGCCGCCGAAAAAGCTTGTGAGGCGCTGGAATTGAAATAA